In one Tripterygium wilfordii isolate XIE 37 chromosome 22, ASM1340144v1, whole genome shotgun sequence genomic region, the following are encoded:
- the LOC119990376 gene encoding uncharacterized protein LOC119990376, whose protein sequence is MADVVDDLEPLFDYSRVQPVIVNLDDDSDSSPVRKRKKTCSSVAKEVEDEVKIIEVVNAKTKDEEDWLPPPPKFSAIAQSHLEDSTIKELRLKKQELQLFAKSAEDVLRAAMEAEKKECINSAKTSSEAVAEQPEKCHLNRAKIVVSIQDKQELKQFRIFMDDKFDRLFKRYAEKVKIDAQNLVFCFDGDKINPTATPEGLGMEDDDIIEVHVKKS, encoded by the exons ATG GCAGATGTTGTGGACGATCTTGAACCCTTGTTCGATTACAGTCGCGTTCAGCCTGTCATTGTTAACCTAGACG ATGATTCAGATTCATCACCTGTACGGAAACGAAAGAAAACCTGCAGCTCTGTG GCTAAAGAGGTAGAAGACGAAGTTAAGATAATAGAAGTCGTCAATGCTAAAACTAAGGATGAGGAGGATTGGCTGCCTCCTCCGCCCAAGTTTTCTGCTATTGCTCAGAGTCACCTAGAGGATTCGACTATAAAGGAGTTGAG GTTAAAGAAGCAGGAGCTGCAATTGTTTGCAAAATCTGCTGAAGATGTGTTGCGAGCAGCAATGGAGGCTGAAAAAAAAGAGTGCATTAATTCAGCAAAGACTTCTTCAGAGGCTGTTGCTGAGCAACCAGAAAAATGTCATTTGAATAGAGCTAAAATAGTTGTTTCTATCCAGGACAAACAAGAACTCAAGCAATTTCGCATTTTCATG GATGACAAGTTTGATCGGCTGTTCAAAAGGTATGCGGAGAAAGTTAAAATCGACGCACAAAACTTAGTATTTTGCTTCGATGGGGATAAGATTAATCCAACAGCGACACCTGAGGGCCTTGGAATGGAGGATGATGACATTATTGAAGTGCATGTGAAGAAAAGCTGA